The Rosa chinensis cultivar Old Blush chromosome 7, RchiOBHm-V2, whole genome shotgun sequence DNA segment ATTCTTAGTCCTACAGCATATTCTCTTGCTCAGTCAAATTGTTTCTCTTCATGATGTGGACTCCTATTCTAGCAAAAGCCTCAAATATAATCTAGTGGGTTCAAGGGGACACATGGAGGAAATGAGGTTTTATATTCAACTTATCATGATGCAAATCATATATCAAAGTATTAATATCATGTGACATATGCTGAAGTTTGATAATGATAACAGTATTGTTATATTAAAATTTATGAACTATGGTATTTGATGTTTTTTGTCATGATATGTATGCAGAGATTTGTCGTACAATTATCTAGATGGAAGCATTCCTTCTTGggtcaaagaagaaaaattacagCTGTATGTCTTCATATTCCACTATTTATTTAGCTATTTTTACGTTTCTGTTTGACAAAAATTTTATTCTATCAGTTAAAAGGCTTCTAGTTTAATGACTCTGTTTACTCTCCTTATATTATGGTTTGCTAGTTCGTTAGTGATATTTTTTCCAAGtgtacagtttttttttttggttggcaGGATGGGCTTCCTTCATAAGTATCTTATGTCCCTTTATTAGATGAAATTAACATTGACAACTGGGTGTATTTTGCAGTAATTTAGTTGCCAACAACTTCGGCATAGAAAGTTTACAGAGCATGTGATTCCTTTACCTCTGAGCTCATCTCTAGTGTTTTGGACATTTTGATAAGGGATGTGAGAGTTGCATCTCACTTACAATATATGCCTGTCAATTGTATTGGTTCTTAAGTATAGCAACTGAGGCTACTATTGTAATACCTCTCTGTCAGGCTGCACCtcaaaatcaaatttcttgtcatTTCAATTGTAACTCAGGTTCACGCTACCAATCCAATGGTCATCATATCTAAGTACCAGATATGTGTTTCACCAATATCAAAATGCGGAAGCtggaaatcaatttcttggtCATCACTAAGAAAATACAATCTCTACTTATATAGAATATAAAATCAGACCTAGCATCTAACGAAACCTTCCCTTGTCCCTTGCCTCCCATGAGAAGCGACATGAGTATCAACCACTCAATGATTAGTATACGTAATTATTGTAGCCAAGAACTCATAGCTATAATTAAtatttctcttttccttttggaCTAGTTGTAGAGCACATTTCACATTAAGCTATTCATGGTGAGAAAATTGGGGGCCTGAGAATCTGGTCATTTCTTGCTACCCAGAAATTAACTGCCATACTCATTTcggtgtttatttatttatttatttattttagtggTCTTCCTTCAGGGTTGGCTTGCCTTCAAAGAAACTTTCCTTGCAATCGTGGCCCTGGAATCTGTAAGTATGGTCGAAGCCTTAACCATTGTTATTGTAAGTTAAAATGCCTTTGTGACCATTCTCTGATATGTGCTTGCATCTTTCTGCATATTATAATTTTGGGATTAATTGTGGAGGACCTGAGATTACGTCTTCCTCCAATGGGAGAGTGTATGAGAAGGAAAATGAGCCCCTTGGACCAGCTTCATATTTTGTGACTGGCACAAGTAGATGGGGAGTTAGCAATGTCGGATATTTCGCTGGCAGTACCAATCCTCAGTATACAAGTTTCTCCTTATCTCAATTCACAAATGCTTTTGATTCTGTGCTATTCCAGACTGCAAGGCTCTCTGCTTCATCAATTAGATACTTTGGCTTGGGGCTTGAGAATGGTAACTACACCGTGAACCTCAAGTTTGCAGAACATGTCATTCTGGCTGCTACTACCGGGAAATTTCTTGGGAGACGTCTTTTTGATATTTATATCCAGGTCTGTATCATcttaaatttttctttcatataTAAAACCATGTTATGAGCTCTTATGATAACTTTTCCTTATTGAATTAGTGAAGTTGACTTGGGGTTCTCTTGgtatattaaattgttgaattgaATAAATAGATCAAGTGTCTATAACTAATTTATCAATTATATTCGTCATTTTAAAATCAGATAGATATATGGAGTAGATCCAAAAGTAATCACCACTCAGTTACCCAAGCTCCAGAGGTATACTCTGTGCTTGTTTAAATATATAGTCATGAATTATTGGATAGTTTTCTGAACATTAAGTGCAAATCAATTTGTTTCAGTGGGAGAAAAAAGGGAAAGCAGCATATACCCAGCAACATATTGATGAAGTCAGAAACGAGTGGGCAAAATTTGTtgttaaaacatatatgtaagcTTGTGGTTGGTGATCGACTTATTTTGGTAACCTTGATTTTACAAGATATATAGACAATATTATTATTCCTTGCTAGATTGAGGTTACTTTGGGTTAGAATTGCTGGATTTGATCATACCTGGATATGGATATGTACTTTTGGAAATGTTTTGGATTGGCAATGTAAGAACAGATGGCATTGATATATGAcaatgttatattttggatttgttcagGATATGAATGTTCATATAAGCAACAATTGTGCAAAgttaattcagacaacatatataggTCAAATAATTGTAGTTTCCAAAGGTATCACACGACTGAAGGGTcacaaaaccattgtctgagatCCACTCATACAACACATCTAAAAACAGCAAATAATACATGTTGTCTGAacttcatttcagacaacagaaataacaaattgatgtcGGAGATCATCTCCGTTCCGGTAACATGTATAATAAATTTACTGGCATCTGATATTGAGATCAGACAATAGATATAACAATAATATGTTGACAaagattcatttcagacaacagaaataacaaattgatgttGTGTGATCTTCTTTCCGATAACATGTATAATAAAgttactgtcgtctgatattcaaatcagacaacagatataacaataATATGTTGACTAAGATTCATTTCAGATAACAGGAATAACAAATTGATGTTGTGTGATCTCCATTCTGATAACATGTATAATAAAGTTATTATCGTCTGAAAttgaaatcagacaacagatataacaataATATGTTGAATATGagtcatttcagacaacagaaataacaaattgatgttGTGTGATCTCCATAAGACACAACTAAAACAACAATGACGATTGTTGgagattcatttcagacaacagtgtcACTATAACTGTGTGGTGTGAAATTCATTTCAGACATCATGTAGTTGtgttgctgttgtctgagattcattaCACACAACACAGTTTTACTAAAACTGTTGAGGTAATATAGCTTTTCTCAACAGTTAATAAACGAACTGTCGTGTGAGTTTGTAACAGACAACAGTTAaacctaattattttaatttagaaatattcagacgacacataCTTAGCTAtatatgttttgtgaattttgaacagacaatggtttttaattgtcgtctgaatgaggtcaatcagacgacaggctactagacaacagcagctttttcattcagacgacagttaatgaactgtcgtctgattaactttgtggTATAGTGTTAACATAttccacaggttatcagagcaatccaAAAACGAAAAATGAAATCCCACAAGGGCAGCTTTGGCAAAAAAGATTTTCATCGAAAACCCTAATTGTGTTTTTAGTCAGAATGAAGTTGAGAGCGACCTGCATCTGTACAAACACTGGGAAGCCCTAGATGTTTTCTGGCCAGCTATTAGTCTCAAGCTGAAGCCTATGAGTTTCTATGGTAACTCTATTTTAGAATGGATGCTGGAAGTGACTTCATCTCTAGGTAAGCATCAACTTGATCTTTTCTTTGTCAGTTTATGGGTTATTAGAGTGAGTGAAATAATATAGTGTGAAAGGGTAGTGATTTTAAACCTTTACACGTGGTGATTTAGGCTGATCATTACGAAGAAAACTGGGATCTCACATAGGCAACAACCTAAAGAGCGCTTGAGATGCCCCCCTTGAGGGCGATTGAAGATGAACATCGATGGTGCTTTCAAGGAGTAGGGGTAAGGAGGGATCGGTGTAATCGTTCGAGATGAGTTTGGGGAAGTTGTGGCAGCAATGGCGAAGCCTTTTTCTCACGCTCTCTTGGCATTGCAAATGGAAGCAGAAGCATGTGGGGCTGGCCTATTGCTAACCATTCACCATGGTTGGATGGAGGTTCATTTGAGAGTGACTGCTCCTTGTTGGTTAGCTCTTTGGATTGTGCTAATTCTGATTTGTCTACTGTGGGGAGGACTATAAATGATTGTAAGCGTTACATACAGGACATTCAATCTCTTCAGTTGTTTGAACTTAAATTTGGCAAGGCCCACATGGCACACAGGTGAGCAGGGTCCACAAGAAATTTGGCTTAGGACCACAGTTGAATGGTTGAATAGTCGCGACATAATGGATGATCGCTAATGGATGGCCGCAGCATAATGAATGACCGCAGTTGAATGGTTGAATAGTCGCGACATAATGGATGATTGCTATTGGATGGCCACAGCATAATGAATGACGACAATTGAATGGTGTTAATCAAGTTCATAAAGGCCATTAGCTGCAGGCGCGCGTTAAAAGGATTTAGGATATATATTCAAAAGCCGCAGAGATTATAATTTGAGACAATCAACTTAAATGCACGGTTATGAGTTTTAATTCCCAAGTTAGCAGCTACTGCATTCAAATGCATGTAACCGTGTATTGATTCACAACTTTGAATTCATGCAATCAATATGGTATCGACAGTTACAACCAAGATTTTACCTCTTCCTTTAGTCAGTGTTTATCTTccactataaaaaggaccataggCATCATTGTTAGTGGTCCTCGACCAAATGCTCTCCGTGATTAcacaaattttatctcaatacattAATTTCAACAATAGTTATCAATCTTTACATGTTTATCTTATCGCTTTGTTTAccggtatttatctttcctaTACTTTACACTTTTGTTCTTTACATTCATGCAATTTGTCTTTTCGATTGTTACTTTACTGCACTTTATTTCCCGCGGTTTACATTCTTGTTATTTATCTTTATTTGCTACACTTTTACATTGCTGTTGTTTACTTCACGTTATTTACATTCCTGCACTCATTAAGAAAATCACCAAAAAGAGACATTACCAGAACGTTTGGATCTAATAAACGAGTTTTCTAGCATTCATGCGTTTCTTTATTTGTACCGGTATTGAATCAAGGCATCAGGGTAACACATtatactttgattttgtttttaccGTGACATGTGAGTATCTGCATCCCATAGATTTATCAATTGTCACTCGCACTTTCACATTCACTCACTGAGTTAAACAGCATGAACATTTCGGCTAGGTAAGGTCAATCTgtgctaaagtccttgcattcaaggcagagagaaccccaCAGAGGAGATTGATCCTTCTTCGGCCCACAATCACCTGATTAGAAGTCAGATCTACGCAAGATCTACAATCTAgaacaaaacctcgcttggcctcCAGGCCGGGAGTTGGCATGCCCGTGCACACGTCAGCAAGCTAGAATGACACGTGTAAGAAAAGAAGCCCTCGGCCAAGTACACGCAGCTGAAACGATTTTTTGACCAAACATCAGTTTAGACATATctatcgtgaagcaaatggtatTGCTAATAGATTAGCGCACCTTGCTAGTTTTTCATTTCTTGATGAaatttggttagatgagacaccTACTATTATTCAGAATGTTCTCTGTGAGGATATTTGCAATAATTCTAATGTAGCTCAGGGTTCAGGCCTTATAAGCCTTTCAGTTATGCTGGGTTCCAAActcatttataaaaaataaaaaaataaaaagaattccTTGGTGCATTTATGGAATGATTAGTTTTATTCATGACTTTGTATTTGTAACACCAAATgttgaaagaaaattaataatCATTACCCAAACCTCAAATCCTTAAATCAAACGAAGCCTTAGGATCTAAGAAAACCCAAATTTATAAATAAAACCAATTTTCTACAAGAGCGAATCTAGCTAGTGGTTCTTGTGCATTTTCGCATCAGTAATAGTGCTTGGTAGTGAACAAGATTTTTTTGATACACAGTGTTACAACAACATCCAACAAATTTTGATCACGTTATTGTACCCTTGAGGGCCATAATGTTGTCTCACCGTCTTGACTCTTGAGCGGAGAAGATGAGATCGAAGAATTGTTCTAGTACTGTGCAGATAATTAAAGACGCGGTTGGTTCTCTCACTATCTAGCTAGCTGGCATGGCCTTGACTTTGGTATCATGCAAGCTTCCTTCTGCTATGTATCTCAGCTCTCCAGTCTGAACTCTATTAAATTGCTGAGAGTTCTCACTGCCTCTCATTACTATATAGTACACACATTAATAAACTAGCTTATTAATTTATTCATGGTTTCTACGTAAAATGTGGAATAATACCATATGATCCGTTATGGATCTATTTCTTAATATCAATAATGACAGCTTATTCATCAGCTCCATGCCTTCATGCCATagcttgccccaaaacagcAGCTCCATCGACTCTTGGCTAATTAATTAGTTTATTCATTAATTCCCCATTTATGTATGTAACTAGTTCATTCTGATAGTTGAAGGTATCAGAAGAGAGAAAGTCGTGTAATTATTGTCCCCTAATTAAGAAAAATGATGTCACTTGGAGATACATTGGGCGAGACCATGGTTATATGGAGAAGAATAATTCTCAGGTTCACTACCCTTTGGGATAAATCAGCATATTCATCATCTCTTATGATTAACGCATAataagtttttaattttctaattcAACCATTCAAGTTGTATAATGTAATGCAAAGTTTagttctgtaaaaaatcaattaaattgaagaccttttaatTATTCATgtatatgaaatacatggacggtttatCATAATAgcagtaagtgttgttagaaccgtccatttatttgattcaattagataattaaaccatttccgattcgattgattttttacataaATGATCTTTAAatgctaatttaagatatgtaccgttggattataaatttattaagtaaaagtgaGTTAATTGATAATGGAGGTGAATATGCTTGTTCAATTGTTCGAGAAGAACAATACTGAAACACCATCGCATGCACCatctaaaacttttttttttttttttgactttgttaaggggaacccaaaggcttcctaggctcaAGATAAAacccccttcggcgcatgtgaaatgctccaactgtgcattgcagcacagtgcctggccactttgacagtttcggggttcgaacctaggttggggagcacacccaattaggcaagaaccactaggccacttgcagtggtttgcACCATCTAAAACTTACATCAATCGGACAGGATTTTTAGTCAAACAATCCCACACAAGGCCCTCTTAGTGGAAGCTAAGAAGGAGTGAGTCTATGGAGGCTTGGACTATTCTTATAAGCAGATTAAATTTATATGACTTCTCGGTCAAGTTGTGCTAACTTGCTTTCCGCGGCTTATGCCTCCTTCCTTGCGTCTACTTTTGATGTGCCATAATGCCTAAGCGTTGAGCACCCAATTCCTATTTATTTAGTTCCCCAATCTCGatctatatatactcccccgTCATTCATTCActccattcattcattcattcatttcatactttcttttcatttcacaAAACAAAGTACTGCAGAAGCTTTATTAAATTAGAACTAGCTCGATGATGATGAGTAGCATTGTGAAGAAGCTCTTCTTCTGTGGAGCAAAAGGGTTTCCCTCCATTTCAGACTCAGACGACTCTCGAGTAGTGCCTATGACACAAGCCGGTCAAGTCCGTGTGTGTGTTGGAAGAGACATTGATCTCATGTGCAAGTTTGAGATGGAAGCCAATTACCTAAACCACCCACTCTTCCAGAGTCTACTGGAGCTCTCCGCCGAGCAAGAGTTCGGTTATTCCTACGATGGAGCCCTAAGAATAGCGTGTGATGTCGATCTGTTCCACTATCTTCTTCATCTCCTTGAAACCAGCGATCCCTCCGCCCATTACATGGAGCTTTCCGATCTCATTTCCAAGTTCTACGCTAGTGCTATCTACAATTAGACCCGGTTCTGCTGCTGCCTGACATTTCTAAGCCTCTGGATTTTTTGACTGGGGATTGATAATGTAGTGTAGATAGCCATTCTTTCTTATACATTGATTCTTTTGTAATCTCATACTTccatcttcaaaaattgaagaCTAAATTGTATACATCAAATTTTAGTGACAAAAATAACGCCAGCAATTAGTTGGCTTGTGAGCAAGAAAGGTCGAGGCTTGAAATTTTTTCCATTCGATTAATGTTTGCcctgaaagaagaaaaataataatatatagatTCAAATGTGACATATATATCCAACCAATCACAGTTCATTGACCGGCAAGAATGGTTAATCGATCTAATAAGGTCATGATCATGAAAGATAATTTAAGGCATTAACACGTTGATGAAGAATTTGTGGATGAAAATTAGGAGAATGTAACGGACCACATGAAGGTTTCCATAGCAAATAGATGTGCAACTTGCCAACTTGGGGAGAGTAGAGTTCTGCTTCTAGTTATCAAGGTTAGATTTCTCTAAAATTTTGGACAATACGTAAAAATGGCAACGTCTTGAAAGCAGGCAGCGAGTAAAGGAATATGGTGCAGATTCTCAGACACGAGATTTCATTTAGGTAAGGTGGGATAGCAAATTAAACTTGATCAGCTAGTGAAAGCACCCGAGTGCAACAAGGTATAACAAAGTACAGTCAGGTTTTCCAATAATTATTCGCACAAACCCTTGCATATATAGCATCAAGGAGGAAAATTGCGTCACAATTTGTTGGTTCTGAATCCCTTTCACTAGAGACTGCCCAAACGACAACTATACTTCTTGATCCTTCCTAGTAGCAGCACAAACATGAAGATTGTGAAGAGTGAAACAAGAACTCGGCAGATTGCAATGAATAAATGGAACTCGGCGCTTTCAACTATGATTTGGGTTTTCCATGCTTCTTTTGCAAATACACATATAGgctatataaaaataaatataagattaagtaacaaataaataaacaaggacAATCtcaatgaaacaaaaacaaattctaaaaatatttgtgtaaaaagTCAGCTGGGCAGGAGTCCAAAAATGAAAAGTACTTGTTTCCTCATTCCATTCCCTTGCCTTGAACTTTTTCCCTTTCCAGCCAAAAATGAGTCTACTACCTCTTCTAAACTTTAGTTGCTCCATGTTCAACATCCTTCACAGTAGTGGTATCCAGTCCTGCCTTCAATAGTTCAATTTCCTCTTCTGTCATGCTGGTTTTTGAATGGGACACGGGTTTGCCAGACCGTTTTTCTGCCTCGACAGCCCAACTATAAATCACCATGCCAACGACTGCAAGAATCATCCCCATAATGTTCTTGAAAGTGAGCTCTGAATCAAAGAGAAGCCACCCTAATGTGAGGACACATACTGTTTTCATGTGACCTAAAACCTGGAATGAAACAGCAGAGAAACGTCCAATACAGAGGTACTGGCTAATATTGCAAAACACAGCTAAGGAGCACGAAAGAAGAATGAATGCCTGCAGACTCACGCATCACAGCTTGAATGTCAGGATATACAAGagcaaacaaaaccaaaatagtAAAGCACTAAAAGGATAAAGTGCTTACAATGGCACCAGAAGACATCTTATAGTCTGTTATGAATGTACCACTAAGGATGTAATCAATGAATGGGCCGAGAATGAGTAGAGAAGTGGCTTGAATTGGAGCAGTCTTACTCAGCAATTCAAAGGATCCAACTGAATGTTTCTTTTTAAGAGACCCAATAGACTGTCAACAGATGAACAATATAAATACCATGAATTAAGATAGTCGCTCCACAAATACATGAAAAATTTGAAATGAATATTGAACCAAAGTAGTTTGTGTAATGGAACGAATAACCAGAATTAAAAAAACCAGACAAGCAATGACTTGAGCACCTTAAAAATGCTTCTCCAATCTTATTAATATATGGACATAAATTGGAAAAAAATAAACACTCACAATTTGCTGGAAAGAAGTGGACAAAACTGCTAGGCAGGCGCACATGAAGCCTTTGAGGTTAACTTTCACATCAGTCACGGTACAAACACCAACACCTATAACCACAACCACAACAGACATTTTAACCTCCTTGGAATACTGCTTGTTGTTAAGAATCCATTCCATCACACAAACCACGGGAATCATGCTCAACTTCGAAATCTGCACCAAAACCACATAGAGATCACTAGATCACTGCACAGGTAAGTATGAAGGTGGCTGCTAGCAAGTGGCAAATAACAGCATATGCATCCATCACAATGTGGAAACAATTATGTGATACCTGGTAAAAGCCGACAGAGTTAAGCATGAGGCTGAAGTTCATGGCGGTGATGGAGACATTGGCAACTATGGAGAACCAAAGAAGCTCCCAAAAGGGAACATGCTTGATGGCAGAATAACCGCTAGCATTGGAGACGAGGCCAACGAGTGCAGTTACAGAAAAATGGAACCCAGTTAAAGTGGTGGCTGAAAAAAACACCAAACACGAAAACCACACTTATTCATCATTACTCTCTCTGCTCTTCCAATCAGAAATACACAAATCGGAATCAAGCCATCAACTTTTTTGGTCAATAGTTTTACATGCTCAGTTTTGTCACCAGTGAACTATATCTAACAAAAGCTCCTACTTCTCGTAGCATCTCGGTCTTCAAGGCCTGTCAAGAATGATCTAGTTGCAAGGTGCTCCGACGCATAtgtcatgaaagataccaagaTTAAGCCTCCACAACCATTAAACCTAACCTGTCAAAGATTATATAAATCTGTCAGTTCTTGCTCCTTAAAGTGTAATGAGCCCACAAAACAAGCAACTGGATAATGCACTTCAGGTCTTTACATCAGAGGATGGAACATGAGTACAAAATTGGCTCATGAATGAAGACtgttaaagactacaatgacAGATACAACTTTAAGAGCTGGTACCATGAGTGATAAGGTTACGCTATTAAGTCACATGAATTTAATGTATCAATCCCATTGACATATGCTTAAAATCATTTCACAAGGATCAATATTGCAACTGCAACTCAAATTTTCCGTAGGGTAAACCAACAATATTCTTAGCACTGACATCAATAATTTGGTCGAGCAAATTACCTTAAAAATAGAGCAGGAGCAGTGATACCAAAAAGACATGGCAAAGATGGAACAAACCCACCAAACTCAACTATGGAAACTAGTTTCAGCATTCAACAAATATAGACAAGATGACCAACTCCAAGTATAATCAACAAAGAATTAACAGAGTAAAAGAAATGGTCTTGCATAATACaacaattcaaaataaatacaaaCCCTTCAGTAAGGATGTAATCAGAAACCAAGAGTTTTAACATAGAAAGCATGCAGCTATGTGGATTTGAAGAAGGCAATGTTACCTGCTACCAGCTTTAGAAAACCCAATTAAACCCATGATAAAGTGAAAAACCATCAATCTAACAAATGTTAGTTACAATGTTTGTCACTAACCAATTTAGAAATGTTCCTACACGACCCAACCCTTTCCCAAAAACTTGTTCTATTCTAAGCAAATGGCAGCTGTTACATACAATACATACATCTCCTAAATCTTTCCTCAGAACCAGTATGAAACAACAAATAGGTAAATTACAAAAAGCCTAAGCCTTCAATTGGGCAATCTAAGATAGTGATCCAACCTAATTTGTACACAAGTTGACATACTAAACCAGAAAAATGCTCAAATTGATGGAAACAAAGATACACAAAACTAGAGTCCAAAAACGTGAATTAAGAAAGTGAAGCAATGAACCCCTAGTATCATCATTGCTAACCTACATGGCTGCATTTATGGCTTTCTGCATCGAGCATGTATATATCacaacaaatgaagcaagaacaCACGAACAAAAGACAAAACAAAACTGCTCAGAAACAAATGATCAGTAAAGAATCCCTATGTTACTCCTTCATTTTGATAGTTACAGCTTTGTTTAAAAGTATATAAAATAAACTTTCATTCTGTTGGAAAGTTAAGAATCCCTATGTTCAGTTTGTGAACAAGTTTGAATAAAGGAAACTATTGaaatcaaatgaaacaaacagaaacatagtgacaattgaagaatttcctgatgcagaccctcaaattcgaaaaatcataacttactctagaaaactcctttttatgagattttaaTTCTGAATAGATCTTTAAGATGTCTACTGAAATTTCatgaagacaccaacttcaaatacccAGCCGAAATGTACAGTTTTTAGTAAAAAAGCAACTGGGTCAAAAACAACAGATTGCAGCTCTGTTTTTGGCCTCAAAATTAACCACTACCTCTTAAATGAAATAGTACGAAACTAAACAGATATCAAGCTTACATTATAAGCTTTCAACACATGCAAATGGTTTCTGTAATGAGGTCTAGATCAAAGGATATGGTTGCTCGAAGTTAACTAAACGATTATAATGCAGAAACTTGTTCTAGCTTTCTCCAATGCCTACAAACTAAGGTTTGAGGTTACTGCTCAGTCTAAGGTTGTTAAACTGATGCATATAGGTTCTTTGATCAATGAAATCTCTTGTTGTGAAGTCAAAATAAGAATTCCAACCCAAACAGCAACCTAACAATTTGCTCAGGACACCCACTTTTAGAAAGCCAAGTTTCTTATCATCTTAATTTGTTTCTATGCTTGCATTctgtttgaaaatcatttaggTTACTAACTGTGCAGAAGCTTAAACCAATTTAGACAAGCCATACATTTATGGCTTTCTGCATCGAACATGTATAATGAAGCAAGAACACACGAACAAAATAGTTAGAAGATATCTCATAAACTTAATCTGAACAAAATAGTCTCTGTAAATTCTGTTGTACTTTTCGACAAACCAAAACAAAGCCCTCCACTTCAGAAACTTTCTGCCCTTTTTTGGCTTTCCACAAATCTGATCAAAACCAGCAAAACCAAACTCTCAAATGTTCGCTTTTGCTTCTGAAATCAATCTAGCATAGATCAGTGGCTCATATAACAAGTTTCCATTCCTGTGAACATCTCTAAGCATAATGTCCACCAATAAATATAGTGACCCAATACTTGTTGGTCCTTAAGAATCTGATATCATGTAGACATAACCATGTGATCCTTCAAAACTCAAATGCCTATGTCTACAGCCAAACGCCACAGAACTTCCTCCTTACGTACAACTGTTTTGATATTCCAGTATATAATAATTTACGAAGCAACTTTCCacctatatataa contains these protein-coding regions:
- the LOC112177840 gene encoding probable LRR receptor-like serine/threonine-protein kinase At1g56140 isoform X2 → MEAFLLGSKKKNYSWLACLQRNFPCNRGPGIYYNFGINCGGPEITSSSNGRVYEKENEPLGPASYFVTGTSRWGVSNVGYFAGSTNPQYTSFSLSQFTNAFDSVLFQTARLSASSIRYFGLGLENGNYTVNLKFAEHVILAATTGKFLGRRLFDIYIQIDIWSRSKSNHHSVTQAPEWEKKGKAAYTQQHIDEVRNEWAKFVVKTYM
- the LOC112177840 gene encoding probable LRR receptor-like serine/threonine-protein kinase At1g56140 isoform X3, which encodes MEAFLLGSKKKNYSWLACLQRNFPCNRGPGIYYNFGINCGGPEITSSSNGRVYEKENEPLGPASYFVTGTSRWGVSNVGYFAGSTNPQYTSFSLSQFTNAFDSVLFQTARLSASSIRYFGLGLENGNYTVNLKFAEHVILAATTGKFLGRRLFDIYIQWEKKGKAAYTQQHIDEVRNEWAKFVVKTYM
- the LOC112177840 gene encoding probable LRR receptor-like serine/threonine-protein kinase At1g56140 isoform X1; translated protein: MEAFLLGSKKKNYSWLACLQRNFPCNRGPGIYYNFGINCGGPEITSSSNGRVYEKENEPLGPASYFVTGTSRWGVSNVGYFAGSTNPQYTSFSLSQFTNAFDSVLFQTARLSASSIRYFGLGLENGNYTVNLKFAEHVILAATTGKFLGRRLFDIYIQIYGVDPKVITTQLPKLQSGRKKGKQHIPSNILMKSETSGQNLLLKHICKLVVGDRLILVTLILQDI
- the LOC112178540 gene encoding UDP-rhamnose/UDP-galactose transporter 1 isoform X1 — its product is MNFSLMLNSVGFYQISKLSMIPVVCVMEWILNNKQYSKEVKMSVVVVVIGVGVCTVTDVKVNLKGFMCACLAVLSTSFQQISIGSLKKKHSVGSFELLSKTAPIQATSLLILGPFIDYILSGTFITDYKMSSGAIAFILLSCSLAVFCNISQYLCIGRFSAVSFQVLGHMKTVCVLTLGWLLFDSELTFKNIMGMILAVVGMVIYSWAVEAEKRSGKPVSHSKTSMTEEEIELLKAGLDTTTVKDVEHGATKV
- the LOC112178540 gene encoding UDP-rhamnose/UDP-galactose transporter 1 isoform X2, encoding MNFSLMLNSVGFYQISKLSMIPVVCVMEWILNNKQYSKEVKMSVVVVVIGVGVCTVTDVKVNLKGFMCACLAVLSTSFQQISIGSLKKKHSVGSFELLSKTAPIQATSLLILGPFIDYILSGTFITDYKMSSGAIVLGHMKTVCVLTLGWLLFDSELTFKNIMGMILAVVGMVIYSWAVEAEKRSGKPVSHSKTSMTEEEIELLKAGLDTTTVKDVEHGATKV
- the LOC112177842 gene encoding auxin-responsive protein SAUR50, with translation MMMSSIVKKLFFCGAKGFPSISDSDDSRVVPMTQAGQVRVCVGRDIDLMCKFEMEANYLNHPLFQSLLELSAEQEFGYSYDGALRIACDVDLFHYLLHLLETSDPSAHYMELSDLISKFYASAIYN